The segment GGTTTGGGTTTGAGCCAGATTCTCCTGACTTGAATCAAAGGCTCACCGATACAATCCCGGCTCTAGATTTGTACTGTGCTGTTCATAGACAATATTGTAACCATTTGTCCCGAACTTCGTCGTTCGCATCGGAAACTGACAGCATTAGCTCTAGCACCACAACGGTTCTCGACAAAGGTATGTGAATTCAAATTGTGGGATCTATTTTTCTGTGGTAGTCACCTTAAGGCTCAACTAGTTCCAGGCATGATCATGCTTTTGGTAGGTTTTTTCCACAGGATAAAACATCCAAAGCTTAGAAGTGTTTTTctgttatttaatttttgatatcacgatttgataaaattaaaaaggtgACGATCGGAAGACAGTGaagcagaagctgaagcaaTGGGCTCGGGTGGTCGCTTTTTCAGTGCGGCAAGCCAGGAAACCCAGTTGATGTTCTTTGAACTTCTTCTGATTATGCACAAAACAAATGGGATTGGTAACATGATTGCCAATATGAATAAAAACGTATCTCTAAGTCTAAGCTATCAAACTGTTAAATATGTTTTGACGCCAATTGCgccttttttcttcttcttaataaCCAAACACTTAGTTGTTTTGCGAAGCCAATAGTTGCTTATGCTGTTTTTATCTTTGTTTTTCTTCAAACCAATTAAAGGATTCTCACTGAATGTGGTTCAAAACCATCGAATGTGATTCTAAACCATCTTCTGAATGTGATTCGTAGAGATGTCAAAGTAGACCGCAACCCGCAGATTATATCCAAATAGTCCAGTAGCGGGACGGACTTGgacatatatatacaaaccGCAATCCGCATCAGATCGGCCTACTTGAACGTGGGTTGATCCGCTTAACACTTCTAAAACTAAAAGTTTTGATAGAATATCAAAATTATGAATAACTTAAGATATatgttttctaaatattttattttctataataaaaaaaactttaaactatGTAAAataggcctgggcattttacccggacCCGAAGACCCGACCCGAAACCGATCCGAAAAAACCCGGTTCGGGTAGGAACCGATCCGAtcaaattaccctatcgggtctTGTTGTAGAGGACCCGCGGGTCttggacccgacccgacccgaacccgaaatccgatgggtacccgaattaataatgtaaattaaataaaatgcacCAAGGGAGAATCGAAGACGGGTTATTTGTCTAGAGAATATGAGGGTCAACCACTAGGAGACAACGAATTGTTGTTGTATTTCGCatagtttagtatatatacacattttaatataataaaaacacaaattttgaataaaattttgaatattttcggatatataaatattttcagatatttttttgtatttttaggtcttttttagatcgaacccgaaccgaacctgacccgaaccgaaccgaatccgaaccgataaATTCTAATTACCCGAATAGGTCTAACTATCtaagacccgacccgacccggaccCAGCACGACCCGAACCGACCCGGAaccgaaaatttgaaattaccctatcgggtccTAAACTTTTAGACCCGAAAGATCCGGACCCGAAAGGACCCGACCCGAATCCGACCCGACGACCCGAATGCCCAGACCTaatgtaaaaatacaaataaaggaaaaaatattataaacaagAATAAA is part of the Brassica rapa cultivar Chiifu-401-42 chromosome A09, CAAS_Brap_v3.01, whole genome shotgun sequence genome and harbors:
- the LOC103847997 gene encoding uncharacterized protein LOC103847997, with product MSRHNAPQPPRDLTKQHSWPHDVNRNEAWLRKKKKRSVDLIPRSKSVTNDDLEELKGCIELGFGFEPDSPDLNQRLTDTIPALDLYCAVHRQYCNHLSRTSSFASETDSISSSTTTVLDKGDDRKTVKQKLKQWARVVAFSVRQARKPS